A DNA window from Pirellulales bacterium contains the following coding sequences:
- the aroH gene encoding chorismate mutase produces MPCRGVRGATTVDANTRDEILRETRRLLALLMRTNEIDPADLASAWFTTTVDVDAEFPALAARQLGWLDVPLICGHEIDVPGSLRMCIRVLLHWNTDKPQSAIEHVYVREAKRLRPDLTKLPAVDWDELETWIAQQMKDGA; encoded by the coding sequence ATGCCCTGCCGCGGAGTGCGAGGCGCCACGACCGTCGACGCGAACACGCGCGACGAAATCCTCCGCGAAACGCGGCGGCTGCTTGCGCTGTTGATGCGGACCAACGAGATCGACCCGGCCGATCTGGCCAGCGCCTGGTTCACGACCACGGTCGACGTCGATGCGGAATTTCCGGCCCTGGCCGCCCGGCAGTTGGGGTGGCTCGACGTGCCGCTGATCTGCGGACACGAGATCGACGTTCCCGGCTCGCTGCGAATGTGCATCCGGGTGCTGCTGCATTGGAACACCGACAAGCCGCAGTCGGCGATCGAGCACGTCTACGTCCGCGAGGCGAAGCGGCTGCGGCCCGACTTGACCAAGCTGCCGGCGGTCGACTGGGACGAGTTGGAGACCTGGATCGCCCAGCAGATGAAGGACGGGGCGTGA
- a CDS encoding DUF1559 domain-containing protein — protein MERNNKRRGFTLVELLVVIAIIGVLVALLLPAIQAAREAARRNSCLNNIKQIGLALLNYESARKEYPALGSAPMDPTASTFRIANTSDITNAASASWVLGDSYSWLFQCLPYIEGTTLYDQLKNNSNVGATNSQQLLRFSATGANDTTMRLIPTTVTTGPLAAKPFAYEQPIEAFQCPSYPGSYETKANFGTSGRKAAVGNYIAMVASHLNRNGTAAATDASGTPNWVYKSGTTAAPSRQGGNGALIAAQMKTAAPNQRRTSFAGITNAGLRDGTSNTIMFGESREESYSAWISALSMWGVAVNPQQQGAQTVVQIPTTGNQRFLTAQATTPPGKHSLNVGTQVKRLTGQNPGPQDQDYYMRSAIHLVGNPAGDRIFGPSSGHPGIVQFGRGDGGSFSLNDSIEPDVLIHLTTRAGSEPSQTIR, from the coding sequence ATGGAACGCAACAACAAGAGACGAGGTTTCACCCTCGTCGAGCTGCTGGTGGTGATCGCCATCATCGGCGTGCTGGTGGCCCTGCTGCTGCCGGCGATTCAGGCGGCCCGCGAAGCGGCCCGCCGCAACTCCTGCTTGAACAACATCAAGCAGATCGGTCTGGCGCTATTGAACTACGAGAGCGCGCGGAAAGAGTACCCGGCCTTGGGATCGGCCCCGATGGATCCGACGGCCAGCACGTTCCGGATCGCCAACACCAGCGACATCACGAACGCGGCCTCGGCGAGTTGGGTCTTGGGAGACAGCTACAGCTGGTTGTTTCAGTGCCTGCCCTACATCGAAGGGACCACCCTGTACGACCAGTTGAAGAACAACAGCAACGTCGGGGCGACCAACTCGCAGCAATTGCTTCGGTTCTCGGCGACCGGTGCAAACGACACCACGATGCGTCTCATCCCGACGACGGTAACGACCGGCCCCTTGGCCGCCAAGCCGTTCGCCTACGAACAACCGATCGAGGCGTTCCAATGCCCCAGCTACCCCGGATCGTACGAGACGAAGGCCAATTTCGGCACGTCGGGCCGCAAGGCGGCGGTCGGCAACTACATTGCGATGGTCGCCAGCCACCTCAATCGCAACGGCACCGCCGCCGCAACCGATGCCAGCGGCACCCCGAACTGGGTCTATAAGAGCGGCACGACCGCCGCTCCCTCCCGCCAGGGGGGCAACGGCGCCCTGATCGCCGCCCAGATGAAGACCGCTGCTCCGAACCAACGGCGGACCTCGTTTGCCGGCATCACCAACGCCGGCCTTCGCGACGGGACCTCGAACACGATTATGTTCGGCGAATCTCGTGAAGAGAGCTACAGCGCCTGGATCAGCGCGCTGTCGATGTGGGGCGTCGCCGTCAATCCGCAGCAGCAGGGGGCGCAAACGGTCGTCCAGATCCCGACGACCGGCAACCAGCGGTTCCTGACGGCTCAGGCGACGACCCCTCCCGGCAAGCACTCGCTGAATGTCGGCACCCAGGTCAAACGGCTCACCGGACAGAACCCGGGACCGCAGGACCAGGACTACTACATGCGGAGCGCCATTCACCTCGTCGGCAACCCGGCCGGCGATCGCATCTTCGGCCCCTCCAGCGGGCACCCGGGGATCGTTCAGTTCGGGCGCGGCGACGGCGGCAGCTTCTCGCTCAATGACAGCATTGAGCCGGACGTGCTGATCCACCTCACCACCCGCGCCGGCAGCGAGCCCTCGCAGACCATCCGCTAA
- a CDS encoding rhodanese encodes MPELPLEISCRDAAAVVAAGEALLVDCRTPEEHAIAAIAGAILIPMQELPERLGELAGREHERIVVHCHHGVRSLQTAHWLRRQGFAAAQSMAGGIDAWSQEIDPATPRY; translated from the coding sequence ATGCCTGAACTGCCGCTTGAGATCTCCTGCCGCGACGCGGCCGCCGTCGTCGCCGCGGGCGAAGCGCTGCTCGTCGACTGCCGCACCCCGGAAGAACATGCGATCGCCGCAATCGCCGGGGCGATCTTGATCCCGATGCAGGAGTTGCCGGAGCGGCTCGGCGAGCTCGCCGGGCGCGAGCACGAGCGGATCGTCGTCCACTGCCACCACGGCGTACGCAGCCTGCAGACGGCCCACTGGCTGCGCAGGCAAGGGTTCGCGGCCGCGCAGTCGATGGCGGGGGGGATCGACGCCTGGTCGCAAGAGATCGACCCCGCGACGCCCCGGTATTGA
- a CDS encoding BatA and WFA domain-containing protein yields MSDFFRNSLGPVAWGALAAVPLGIFALYFLKLKRQPLEVPSTYLWTKVIEDLHVNSLWQRLRQSLLLFLQLAVAGLVILAVLRPGWEGESLQGNRFIFLVDNSASMSSTDVEGIDRLTAAKERVAALVEQLESDMAAMIVSFSFEPDVVQEFTSNKRLLREGLARIKPAATATSIRGALELADGLANRGRIADEDAGVDDVATEPTPVDLYIFSDGRFGSVEGFSLGNLRAKYLPIGTFAAENLAITALSTGRSESRPDEREAFVQAANFSAEDQNVVVELYRDGDLVDAKQVEIPAGGASGVGFNLGAVATGSLRARLNPSPGFQDALPLDNVAYAVLDPPRDARVLLVTPGNAALEYALSTQRARRLAQVDKVAPAALATPGYQADAVTDKYDLIIFDQCAPASMPQANTLFIGRVPPLADWQAGTSGAKISAPQIIDWQRGHPLLNLIELGNVMVIDSLTVKPPAGGATLIDSSAGPLMGIAPRDSFEDAVLGFEIVGQDDQGTSVNTNWPRMTSFPNFALNVLEYLAAGGDAVQQQSTRPGQSVELTIRGERDRLTIVKPDGSVQSLESPARGKLAYHDADRPGVYEIRSGGETIRRFAVNLFDREESDVALRGRQSDGEALTTVESLQIGYSEVAAASTQSPLRRELWKPLLLAALAVLLGEWYIYNRRVYI; encoded by the coding sequence ATGTCCGATTTCTTCCGCAACTCGCTCGGACCCGTCGCGTGGGGGGCTCTCGCGGCCGTTCCCTTGGGGATCTTTGCGCTGTACTTCTTGAAGCTCAAGCGCCAGCCGCTCGAGGTGCCCAGCACCTATCTGTGGACGAAGGTGATCGAGGACCTGCACGTCAACAGCCTGTGGCAGCGGCTGCGCCAGAGCTTGCTGTTGTTTCTGCAACTGGCCGTCGCGGGGCTCGTGATTTTGGCCGTGCTGCGTCCCGGATGGGAGGGCGAGTCGCTCCAGGGGAACCGGTTCATCTTCCTGGTCGACAACTCGGCCAGCATGAGCAGCACCGACGTCGAGGGAATCGATCGACTGACCGCGGCGAAGGAGCGGGTCGCGGCGCTCGTCGAGCAGCTCGAATCCGACATGGCGGCGATGATCGTCAGTTTCTCGTTCGAGCCGGACGTCGTGCAGGAATTCACCAGCAACAAGCGGCTGCTGCGCGAGGGACTCGCCCGCATCAAACCGGCGGCGACCGCCACATCGATTCGCGGTGCGCTGGAACTGGCCGACGGTTTGGCCAATCGGGGACGGATCGCCGACGAGGACGCGGGGGTCGACGACGTCGCGACCGAGCCAACTCCTGTCGATCTGTACATATTCAGCGACGGCCGTTTCGGTTCGGTCGAAGGTTTCTCGCTGGGCAATCTGCGGGCCAAGTACCTGCCGATCGGCACGTTCGCCGCCGAGAACCTGGCGATCACTGCGCTAAGCACCGGCCGGAGCGAATCGCGACCTGATGAGCGTGAAGCGTTCGTCCAAGCGGCCAACTTCAGCGCAGAGGATCAGAACGTCGTCGTCGAGCTGTATCGCGACGGCGATCTGGTCGACGCCAAGCAAGTCGAGATCCCCGCCGGGGGCGCGAGCGGCGTCGGGTTCAATTTGGGTGCGGTCGCGACCGGTTCGTTGCGGGCGCGATTGAACCCGTCACCGGGCTTTCAGGACGCGCTGCCGCTGGACAACGTCGCTTATGCGGTGCTCGACCCGCCTCGCGACGCCCGCGTGCTGCTGGTCACGCCGGGCAACGCCGCGTTGGAGTACGCCCTATCGACGCAGCGGGCCCGGCGGCTCGCTCAGGTCGACAAGGTCGCCCCTGCGGCGCTGGCGACGCCAGGCTACCAAGCCGACGCAGTAACCGACAAATACGATCTGATCATCTTCGACCAGTGCGCACCTGCGAGCATGCCCCAGGCGAACACGCTGTTCATCGGCCGCGTGCCGCCGCTCGCCGATTGGCAAGCCGGAACGAGCGGGGCGAAGATCTCCGCGCCGCAGATCATCGACTGGCAACGCGGGCACCCGCTGCTCAACCTGATCGAGCTCGGGAACGTGATGGTGATCGACTCGCTGACCGTGAAGCCCCCGGCCGGCGGCGCGACGCTAATCGACTCGAGCGCCGGTCCGCTGATGGGAATCGCCCCGCGCGACAGCTTCGAAGACGCCGTCCTGGGGTTCGAGATCGTCGGTCAGGACGACCAAGGGACGTCGGTCAACACGAACTGGCCTCGGATGACCAGCTTCCCCAACTTTGCCCTGAACGTACTGGAGTATCTGGCGGCCGGCGGAGACGCGGTTCAGCAGCAATCGACCCGGCCCGGCCAATCGGTCGAGCTGACGATCCGCGGCGAGCGCGATCGGCTGACGATCGTGAAGCCGGACGGCTCGGTGCAGTCGCTCGAATCGCCCGCTCGCGGGAAGCTGGCGTACCACGACGCCGACCGGCCGGGAGTGTACGAAATCCGTTCTGGGGGCGAAACGATACGCCGGTTCGCCGTCAATCTGTTTGACCGAGAGGAGAGCGACGTGGCGCTCCGCGGCCGGCAGAGCGACGGCGAGGCCCTGACGACGGTCGAGTCGCTGCAAATTGGCTACAGCGAAGTCGCGGCCGCGTCAACCCAGTCCCCGTTGCGCCGCGAGCTGTGGAAACCCCTGCTGTTGGCGGCCCTGGCCGTGCTCCTGGGGGAGTGGTACATCTACAACCGCAGGGTGTATATTTAA
- a CDS encoding class I SAM-dependent methyltransferase, whose translation MPRTVEPRRSSRSRPEGRRIKPLNRLIENDLIRKVSADEYRSKVKRVYGGPKGAILSTCSMLSLHIPLGERIFRKRKFDLRGMNDVLDVGSGAGQLAGHVLKYSDPEAQLTCTDLSHQMLRRARRRLAEKHERAPRFVAADLAHLPFADGSFDGITCGYVLEHLPDPEPGLAEMARVLRPGGRMFLLTTEDNFSGAWTSRLWYCRTYNRAELRRLCERLGLQWRQEIWFTKMHRAIRAGGICVEIVRK comes from the coding sequence ATGCCTCGCACGGTCGAGCCTCGCCGGTCGTCCCGTTCGCGCCCCGAGGGCCGACGGATCAAGCCCCTCAACCGGCTGATCGAGAACGACCTCATCCGCAAAGTGAGCGCGGACGAGTACCGCTCGAAGGTGAAGCGGGTCTACGGCGGTCCCAAGGGGGCGATCCTCAGCACGTGCAGCATGTTGTCGCTCCATATCCCGCTGGGAGAGCGAATCTTTCGCAAGCGCAAGTTCGACCTCCGCGGCATGAACGACGTGCTCGACGTCGGGTCGGGCGCCGGGCAGCTCGCGGGGCACGTGCTCAAGTACTCCGACCCCGAAGCTCAGCTCACCTGCACCGACCTGTCGCACCAAATGCTGCGCCGGGCGCGCCGGCGGCTGGCCGAAAAGCACGAGCGGGCCCCCCGGTTCGTCGCGGCGGACCTTGCCCACTTGCCGTTCGCCGACGGGTCGTTCGACGGGATCACGTGCGGTTACGTGCTGGAGCACTTGCCCGACCCCGAGCCGGGACTGGCGGAAATGGCCCGCGTGCTGCGTCCCGGCGGGCGGATGTTCCTGCTCACGACCGAAGACAATTTCTCCGGCGCCTGGACCAGCCGGCTGTGGTACTGCCGCACTTACAACCGGGCCGAGCTGCGTCGCCTGTGCGAACGGCTGGGGCTGCAGTGGCGACAGGAGATCTGGTTCACGAAAATGCACCGCGCGATCCGCGCGGGAGGGATCTGCGTCGAGATCGTGCGGAAGTAG
- a CDS encoding transposase, which produces MLAAHVIFGAYGFWLTNDPRGSWSTFVGSWELFRHGPATKTTETSSLARRPHDRAERLAAKTALKRPAVQFTGIQARAVARGFARYAERSGLRMFACAVLPDHIHLVMAPARIAIPQVVIQLKGEATLQLVEEGIHPFAGLRDKHGRLPKCFARGQWKVYLDDAVDVRRAIRYVEDNPLKEGKPRQRWGFVTGFGG; this is translated from the coding sequence ATGCTTGCCGCGCACGTCATCTTCGGCGCCTACGGGTTCTGGCTCACGAACGATCCGCGCGGATCGTGGTCGACGTTCGTCGGCTCCTGGGAGTTGTTCCGCCACGGTCCGGCGACGAAGACGACGGAGACCAGTTCGCTTGCGCGTCGGCCGCACGACCGAGCCGAGAGGTTAGCCGCGAAGACGGCGCTGAAGCGTCCCGCGGTTCAGTTTACGGGGATTCAAGCTCGAGCGGTCGCCCGTGGGTTCGCCCGCTATGCCGAGCGATCGGGACTGCGCATGTTCGCCTGCGCCGTGCTGCCGGACCATATCCATCTCGTCATGGCGCCCGCGCGGATTGCGATCCCGCAGGTCGTGATCCAGCTCAAGGGCGAAGCGACGCTGCAGCTTGTCGAGGAAGGGATTCACCCCTTTGCGGGGTTGCGCGACAAGCACGGCCGGCTTCCCAAGTGCTTTGCGCGCGGACAGTGGAAGGTTTATCTCGACGATGCGGTCGACGTGCGACGGGCGATTCGATACGTCGAGGACAATCCGCTCAAAGAGGGGAAGCCCCGTCAGCGATGGGGGTTTGTGACGGGGTTTGGCGGATGA
- a CDS encoding DUF58 domain-containing protein, with protein sequence MADVVPPPIATTSSELLDPKLLAQLERLELVTRKIFRGRMKGERRSKRKGQSVEFADFRNYVPGDDLRQLDWNLYARLEKLIIKLFLEEEDLHFYALIDASMSMDFGEPSKLRYAKQLAAALAFVGLVRGDRVRVETLGQPPARRSPVLRGRHSAARLVKQLDALEPGESGSLHEGVKNFCLRNHGKGIVVLISDLMDKQGYEAALRYFVAQEMDCYVIQVLSQEEIAPDVKGDLKLVDCEDQDVAEITVSKPLLDRYQRTLDGFTRGAQEFCTRRGMHYLLANTQTPVADLVAQQLRRRGLVR encoded by the coding sequence ATGGCCGACGTCGTCCCCCCGCCGATTGCAACGACTTCGAGCGAGCTGCTCGATCCGAAGCTGCTTGCGCAGCTCGAGCGGCTGGAATTGGTGACTCGCAAGATCTTCCGCGGGCGGATGAAGGGGGAGCGCCGCAGCAAGCGCAAGGGGCAAAGCGTCGAGTTCGCCGACTTCCGCAACTACGTCCCCGGCGACGACCTGCGGCAGCTTGATTGGAACCTCTACGCCCGCCTGGAAAAACTGATCATCAAGCTGTTCTTGGAAGAGGAAGACCTCCACTTCTACGCCCTGATCGACGCGAGCATGTCCATGGACTTCGGCGAACCGTCGAAGCTCAGGTACGCCAAGCAATTGGCCGCGGCGCTCGCGTTCGTAGGGCTCGTGCGGGGAGACCGGGTGCGGGTCGAGACGCTCGGGCAGCCCCCCGCCAGGCGCAGCCCGGTGCTGCGCGGCCGGCACAGCGCGGCGCGGCTCGTCAAGCAACTCGACGCGCTCGAACCGGGCGAATCCGGTTCGCTGCACGAAGGGGTCAAGAACTTTTGCCTTCGCAATCACGGCAAGGGGATCGTCGTCTTGATCAGCGACCTGATGGACAAGCAGGGGTACGAGGCGGCTCTGCGATACTTCGTCGCCCAAGAGATGGACTGCTACGTGATCCAGGTGCTGTCGCAGGAGGAGATCGCCCCCGACGTGAAGGGGGACCTCAAGCTGGTCGACTGCGAGGATCAGGACGTCGCGGAGATCACCGTGAGCAAGCCGCTGCTGGACCGCTACCAGCGGACCCTCGACGGTTTCACCCGGGGGGCCCAGGAGTTCTGCACCCGGCGGGGAATGCACTACCTGCTGGCCAACACGCAAACCCCGGTCGCCGACCTCGTCGCGCAACAACTGCGGCGACGAGGGTTGGTGAGGTGA
- a CDS encoding MoxR family ATPase, producing MSISDSIEKQAEEFAARYKAVREQIGRVIVGHSDVVHGVLTCLFVGGHCLLEGVPGLGKTLLVRTLAQTLDLNFSRIQFTPDLMPADILGTNMVIETPDGRREFQFQKGPIFTQICLADEINRATPKTQSAMLEVMQEKRVSISGKAFPMEPPFFVMATQNPIEQEGTYPLPEAQLDRFFFKLVVGYSSREELAAIIDRTTRGDDPVPDKVMDGSEIVKWQKLIREVLVAPHVQDYIVRLTMATHPEGRFAAAATNQYLRWGASPRGAQTVTLAAKVRALLSGRYNVSFEDVRRVFLPAMRHRVILNFEAQAEGIDTDSVLTEILKKTPEKGEEGK from the coding sequence ATGAGCATCAGCGATTCGATCGAGAAACAAGCCGAGGAGTTCGCCGCGCGGTACAAGGCGGTGCGTGAGCAGATCGGCCGGGTGATCGTCGGACATAGCGACGTCGTGCACGGCGTACTGACATGCCTGTTCGTCGGGGGGCACTGCCTGCTGGAAGGGGTGCCGGGGCTCGGCAAGACGCTGCTGGTGCGCACGCTGGCCCAAACGCTGGACCTGAATTTCTCGCGGATCCAATTCACCCCCGACCTGATGCCGGCCGACATCCTGGGGACGAACATGGTGATCGAAACGCCCGACGGTCGCCGGGAGTTTCAGTTCCAGAAAGGGCCAATCTTCACGCAAATCTGCCTGGCCGACGAGATCAACCGCGCGACGCCGAAGACGCAGTCGGCGATGCTCGAAGTGATGCAGGAAAAACGGGTGAGCATCTCGGGGAAGGCGTTTCCGATGGAGCCGCCGTTCTTCGTGATGGCGACCCAGAACCCGATCGAGCAGGAGGGGACCTACCCGCTGCCTGAGGCGCAGCTCGATCGGTTCTTCTTCAAGCTGGTGGTGGGCTACTCGTCGCGAGAGGAGTTGGCCGCAATCATCGACCGCACGACCCGCGGCGACGATCCGGTCCCTGACAAGGTGATGGACGGCTCCGAGATCGTGAAGTGGCAGAAGCTGATCCGCGAGGTGCTGGTGGCGCCGCATGTGCAGGACTACATCGTCCGGCTGACGATGGCGACCCACCCCGAGGGCCGGTTCGCCGCGGCGGCGACGAACCAGTACCTTCGCTGGGGCGCAAGCCCCCGCGGGGCGCAGACGGTGACGCTGGCCGCCAAAGTCCGGGCGCTTCTCTCGGGCCGCTACAACGTGAGCTTTGAAGACGTGCGTCGCGTGTTCCTGCCGGCAATGCGGCATCGGGTCATTTTGAACTTCGAGGCCCAGGCCGAGGGAATTGACACGGACTCGGTCCTGACCGAGATCCTGAAGAAGACGCCGGAGAAGGGGGAAGAGGGGAAGTAG
- the rpiB gene encoding ribose 5-phosphate isomerase B yields the protein MRVSIGSDHRGFHLKEQIAAFLRQNGHEVEDEGPRSTESADYPDFARLVARKVSEGKVERGVLICGTGIGMAIAANKYPNVRAATCTDEVTAEISRRHNDLNVLCLSADMLSPRTVERMIDVWMSTPFEGGRHQRRVDKISDLEREIDRES from the coding sequence ATGCGAGTCTCCATCGGCAGCGATCACCGCGGTTTTCACCTCAAGGAGCAAATTGCCGCCTTCCTGCGGCAGAACGGCCACGAGGTCGAGGACGAAGGCCCCCGCAGCACCGAGAGCGCCGACTATCCCGATTTCGCCCGGCTCGTCGCCCGCAAAGTCAGCGAGGGCAAGGTCGAACGCGGCGTGCTGATCTGCGGCACGGGGATCGGCATGGCGATCGCCGCCAACAAATACCCCAACGTGCGGGCGGCCACCTGCACCGACGAAGTCACCGCCGAGATTAGTCGCCGCCACAACGACCTCAACGTCCTCTGTCTGTCGGCTGATATGCTCAGCCCGCGGACGGTCGAGCGAATGATCGACGTTTGGATGAGCACCCCGTTCGAAGGGGGTCGCCACCAACGCCGTGTCGACAAGATCAGCGACCTGGAGCGGGAAATCGATCGCGAGTCGTAG
- the trxA gene encoding thioredoxin: MGVAEINDDNFESEVLQSAEPVLVDFWAPWCGPCRQIAPVVEQLAGENSGSAKVVKLNVDDAPMSAQSYGVSSIPTLMVFKGGEVVDRFVGVQPKTRLQEAIDAAKA, encoded by the coding sequence ATGGGCGTAGCCGAGATCAACGACGACAATTTTGAAAGCGAAGTGCTGCAATCGGCCGAGCCCGTGCTGGTCGATTTTTGGGCCCCGTGGTGCGGTCCCTGCCGGCAAATCGCCCCCGTCGTCGAGCAATTGGCCGGCGAGAACAGCGGCTCGGCGAAGGTCGTCAAGCTGAACGTCGACGATGCCCCGATGTCGGCCCAAAGCTACGGGGTGAGCAGCATCCCGACGCTCATGGTGTTCAAGGGGGGCGAGGTGGTCGACCGGTTCGTCGGCGTCCAACCGAAGACGCGCCTGCAGGAAGCGATCGACGCGGCCAAGGCGTAA
- a CDS encoding methyltransferase domain-containing protein gives MTAAFDARAHSYAKHAFIQRDAAAWLAEWLEPQGSTASLAAIEFGPGDGVFTRRLAGRFASLRAVEIAPRMVARGAKALPEVVWSVGDAWRPERLGRQLVDRLYSSSMLQWCPDPTGVLRRWRRQLRPGGRTLNGFYVAPTLSEWRSLGAACSPFVWRSPHDWTRTFADAGWRVLRSESQTRKYLFPTALDLLRFFHRTGAVVPQKTPAGAVRRMLRELDRRYAASSTARGVPTEWTFFRIEAARE, from the coding sequence ATGACCGCCGCCTTCGACGCCCGCGCACACTCGTACGCCAAGCACGCGTTCATTCAGCGTGACGCGGCGGCTTGGTTGGCCGAGTGGTTGGAGCCGCAAGGGAGCACCGCATCGCTTGCCGCGATCGAGTTCGGACCGGGGGACGGAGTCTTTACGCGCCGCCTGGCGGGGCGGTTCGCCTCGTTGCGGGCCGTCGAAATCGCCCCCCGGATGGTCGCTCGCGGCGCCAAGGCGCTCCCCGAGGTCGTGTGGAGCGTGGGAGACGCGTGGAGGCCCGAGCGACTTGGTCGGCAACTCGTCGACCGGCTCTACTCGTCCAGCATGCTCCAATGGTGTCCCGACCCCACGGGCGTGCTCAGGCGGTGGCGCCGTCAGCTTCGCCCCGGCGGCAGGACGCTCAACGGGTTCTATGTGGCGCCGACGTTGTCGGAGTGGCGGTCGCTCGGCGCAGCTTGTTCGCCGTTCGTTTGGCGAAGTCCGCACGATTGGACGCGCACGTTCGCGGACGCGGGCTGGAGGGTGCTGCGGAGCGAGTCCCAGACGCGCAAGTACTTGTTTCCCACAGCGCTCGACCTGCTGCGGTTTTTCCACCGCACCGGCGCCGTCGTGCCGCAGAAGACCCCTGCCGGCGCCGTCCGCAGGATGCTGCGCGAACTTGACCGCCGGTACGCGGCCTCCAGCACCGCCCGCGGGGTGCCGACGGAGTGGACGTTCTTCCGGATCGAAGCGGCGCGCGAGTGA
- a CDS encoding thioredoxin family protein, translating into MVRTPSTMLPLGTPAPDFSLVNVDGRTVSLGDFADAPALLVVFMCNHCPYVIHVADELARLTSEYMARGAAVVGISSNDVATHPADSPERMVAEAEERGYAFPYLYDEDQQVAIAYRAACTPDFFLFDKDRKLAYRGQLDDSRPQSGIPVTGKDLRAALDAVLAGKPVPEPQKPSLGCNIKWKPGNEPEYFGG; encoded by the coding sequence ATGGTTCGCACTCCCAGCACGATGCTTCCTCTGGGGACGCCTGCCCCCGATTTCTCGCTGGTGAACGTTGACGGGCGGACCGTCTCGCTCGGCGATTTCGCCGACGCGCCGGCGCTGCTGGTCGTGTTCATGTGCAATCACTGCCCCTATGTCATCCATGTCGCCGACGAGCTCGCCCGCCTGACGAGCGAATACATGGCCCGGGGCGCGGCGGTCGTGGGGATCAGCAGCAACGACGTTGCGACCCACCCGGCCGACAGTCCCGAGCGGATGGTCGCCGAGGCGGAGGAGCGCGGGTACGCCTTTCCCTACTTGTACGACGAGGACCAACAGGTCGCGATCGCCTATCGCGCGGCCTGCACGCCTGATTTCTTCCTGTTCGACAAGGATCGCAAGCTTGCCTACCGCGGCCAACTCGACGACAGTCGCCCGCAGAGCGGGATCCCCGTGACAGGCAAGGACCTGCGGGCTGCGCTCGACGCGGTGCTGGCCGGCAAGCCGGTCCCCGAGCCGCAGAAGCCGAGTCTGGGGTGCAACATCAAGTGGAAACCGGGGAACGAACCGGAGTACTTCGGCGGTTAG
- a CDS encoding threonylcarbamoyl-AMP synthase — protein MPPVVINLRKADDSRDVVHRAVQTLSEGKLVVFPTETVYGLGACARSAAGVERIFDAKGRDESAPLALAIRGAEDAIDYAPALHRRAERLARRCWPGPVTLVTQHGPRSLVERLPALVRQRVAPEGEVGLRVPAHWLVLDVLQMLAGPIALTSANRSGDPPATTAEDAARQLGDHVALVLDDGPCHYGQASTVVRATSQGIECLREGVVSRDTLDRLASMLIVVVCTGNTCRSPMAEAMMRRLIAAKLGCDPEELESRGVVVASAGIAASAGGPAAVEAIDVMRSAGLDISGHQSQPLTEKLAQHADLLLTLTAAHRHAILRRWPDAAARTHTLRPDGGDIADPIGGPVEVYQQCAAQIEQALRERVADMDFE, from the coding sequence ATGCCGCCGGTTGTCATCAATCTTCGCAAGGCCGATGACAGCCGCGACGTGGTGCACCGAGCCGTGCAAACTCTCTCGGAAGGGAAACTCGTCGTGTTTCCGACCGAAACCGTCTATGGCCTTGGGGCGTGCGCCCGGTCGGCGGCTGGCGTCGAGCGGATTTTCGACGCCAAGGGGCGCGACGAATCGGCGCCTCTGGCCCTGGCGATCCGCGGCGCCGAGGACGCCATCGACTACGCCCCCGCGCTCCACCGCCGGGCTGAACGGTTGGCCCGCCGTTGCTGGCCCGGACCCGTGACGCTCGTGACGCAGCACGGCCCGCGGAGTCTCGTCGAGCGGTTGCCGGCGTTGGTTCGCCAGCGGGTCGCCCCGGAGGGCGAGGTGGGCCTGCGCGTCCCCGCTCATTGGCTGGTGCTCGACGTGCTGCAGATGCTTGCCGGCCCGATCGCCCTGACCAGCGCCAACCGCAGCGGAGACCCCCCCGCGACGACCGCCGAGGACGCAGCCCGGCAACTGGGCGATCACGTGGCGCTGGTCCTCGACGACGGCCCCTGTCACTACGGCCAAGCCTCGACCGTGGTCCGCGCGACCAGTCAGGGGATCGAGTGTCTCCGAGAAGGGGTCGTCTCCCGCGATACTCTCGATCGGCTCGCCAGCATGCTTATCGTCGTCGTTTGCACCGGCAATACCTGCCGCAGCCCCATGGCCGAGGCGATGATGCGGCGGCTGATCGCCGCGAAGCTCGGATGCGATCCCGAGGAATTGGAGAGCCGCGGCGTCGTCGTCGCGTCGGCCGGAATCGCCGCTTCCGCGGGCGGGCCGGCCGCGGTCGAGGCGATTGACGTGATGCGCTCCGCGGGGCTCGACATCAGCGGGCATCAATCGCAACCGTTGACCGAGAAGCTGGCGCAGCACGCCGATTTGCTGCTGACGCTGACCGCCGCTCATCGGCACGCGATCTTGCGTCGCTGGCCCGACGCCGCGGCGCGGACCCACACGCTGCGGCCCGACGGGGGGGACATCGCCGACCCGATCGGCGGCCCCGTCGAGGTGTACCAGCAGTGCGCCGCCCAAATCGAACAAGCGTTGCGCGAGCGCGTGGCGGACATGGACTTTGAATAA